In Bactrocera oleae isolate idBacOlea1 chromosome 5, idBacOlea1, whole genome shotgun sequence, a genomic segment contains:
- the l(2)k05819 gene encoding transmembrane protein 94 isoform X6, with translation MSVKSQRKAVATGAMGNATGEGVSHEKPNYGLTTRVALSRLHDDIEKLLREHEATYAKESYYRKLRSAFFKPSDTPLGWPAITATLFTMIALLIGEAYLASICVAAILSLDLCVVVRENHLRRTEIYRKTRQALADIRLAERDLCGEWQPCNYPHLCCPVSPCVSLQWTYRDGNIVNLPWALLVRGDHIVLRPGHITPGPCTEVNGKRTFEMHEIYGPTQVNDPPVRPLARAPLPDLICTLQTTPFLDNLRVILENSLKRPSTIYNQQRYLLVTKYIQQWGFICALCLTLFAGMLRINGLSSSPNVGTHPNEQHYWKYVFLETPAAAVIPLLPLIFPIMWISMNLWGVARLQCFLKIPQVLITKDSEKSFEEDLDAPTFDYDNISLLRSNVFRNWLQLWHGDSELLPRSSNLVQVLGSITALCCIDKKGILSWPNPTAEKVFFLHDTDNDHLDDRSTSCSTLNTESNHTSQAESKNGGIVAEVLDLTHDQHCPFRLEFDDHGWKSHITSLKPLGLAILLNTCSPLTHAHYAQFCGHVTAVAMLDKDLVPVTNRYAHVDSSLTSFLHGRCLCELAKQIGFKDSATDHFSLEGQLASYRHLQPEVVRRDIRFARQLQLSSKVKVPFPHSLSVVMRENPAGYLSLFTQGTADIIMDFCDDFWDGKDLRPLSAQDRKKALDFYQRSALTAYCTAFSYRPLRHGINGALSGAQHTGGPIAYLELPPESKIRMQHVDRAHCDFESGGHIHTKLSHSISTDSLLFSESKDDDINDVEGCFEMQCHQVFIGMVTMQYQAQTDIVQLVERLERACIRFVHFSKENELRSRVFSEKMGLESGWNCHISLLNEGDDKASMNTAAEKANTSGGTGGTGGTDNDADDEGSDLHHLLPPPNLESSKTLSSSAPGAISNPDEYQAVQLSSTPPSRRSSVSCGGEGNGKNESLHMVDGGNQVIVDAVDDEHRQSEDSAMDENCRSMSIITESTEQSAPVHFDMSNRAKLPRGIENIRPHLEQVDNVPLQVSLFTDCSPEATRQMLDIMQSYGEIVVCLGSSASNSNANIFLQADCSIAVEPLYPQVCQDINAYTDGNLTNNKLRLLRLKKDLNGEEKYGSHEPYTTEELLESGFYGNDEPQMRPMQSAGNTVSPVYLGRLLNSLPCSISVCRDEPLSLVSIIELSRRFSAGLWNCIQYWACCAGALSMINILSACLSLPPLLTPIMVLYLMSVPVPLIALALAHIDIDPKIMNRATGKKQTEYDTKVFGFVIWCYGCKFIAPILIMIFAYCTFMAHPIELMDIDEEKLHINLQIARIFSFLGILVHFVVISACFVHRDHSLWQRNPFRNHIWAFTCGCTLLVHIVICAVQICLQDNYFVEACGMWPAIAFLYGGSFISLAITEICKWQEIKVNTRYQRRARLDFGTKLGMNSPF, from the exons ATGTCGGTAAAGTCACAACGTAAAGCCGTTGCTACGGGGGCAATGGGGAACGCGACCGGTGAAGGAGTTTCCCATGAAAAACCCAATTATGGTTTAACTACGCGTGTTGCACTATCACGTCTGCACGATGATATTGAAAAATTGTTGCGTGAGCATGAGGCCACCTACGCCAAGGAGAG CTACTATCGCAAACTGCGTTCGGCATTCTTCAAACCAAGCGACACACCATTGGGATGGCCTGCAATCACAGCTACGCTATTCACTATGATTGCGTTGCTTATTGGTGAGGCATATCTGGCGTCGATCTGTGTTGCGGCTATCTTATCATTGGATTTGTGCGTAGTGGTGCGCGAAAATCATTTACGTCGCACCGAAATCTACCGCAAGACACGCCAGGCACTCGCCGATATACGACTCGCTGAACGTGATCTATGTGGCGAGTGGCAACCATGCAATTATCCGCATCTGTGTTGCCCAGTTTCACCTTGTGTGTCGCTGCAGTGGACATATCGCGATGGTAATATTGTAAATTTACCGTGGGCCTTATTGGTACGCGGCGATCACATTGTACTACGACCGGGTCACATAACGCCCGGTCCGTGTACGGAAGTGAATGGAAAGCGCACATTTGAAATGCATGAAATATATGGCCCAACACAGGTGAATGATCCGCCAGTGCGTCCTTTGGCGCGTGCACCTCTACCAGATTTAATATGCACATTGCAGACGACGCCTTTTCTGGATAATTTGCGTGTCATTTTGGAAAACTCATTGAAGCGCCCATCGACGATATACAATCAGCAGCGTTATTTG CTGGTAACGAAATACATACAACAATGGGGcttcatatgtgcactttgtTTGACGCTTTTTGCCGGCATGTTGCGTATTAATGGTTTAAGCAGTTCGCCCAATGTCGGCACACATCCCAATGAGCAACATTATTGGAAATATGTTTTCCTAGAGACACCAGCTGCTGCAGTTATACCATTACTGCCACTCATTTTCCCCATCATGTGGATATCGATGAATTTGTGGGGTGTGGCAAGACTACAATGCTTTCTCAAAATACCACAAGTGCTCATCACTAAAGACTCGGAAAAATCATTCGAAGAAGACTTGGATGCGCCCACCTTTGATTATGACAACATATCACTGTTGCGTTCGAATGTATTTCGCAATTGGTTGCAACTATGGCATGGTGACAGTGAACTGCTACCACGTTCATCGAATTTAGTGCAAGTATTAGGCTCTATAACAGCACTTTGTTGCATAGACAAGAAAGGCATACTTTCATGGCCAAATCCAACAGCTGAGAAGGTATTCTTCTTACACGATACCGACAATGATCACTTGGATGATCGCAGCACAAGTTGTTCTACGTTGAACACCGAAAGTAATCATACGAGTCAGGCGGAGAGTAAAAACGGTGGTATTGTTGCTGAAGTGCTCGATCTAACACATGATCAACACTGTCCATTTCGTTTGGAGTTCGATGATCATGGGTGGAAATCGCATATCACATCACTTAAACCATTGG GCCTCGCAATATTGTTGAATACTTGTTCGCCGCTGACGCATGCACATTACGCGCAATTCTGTGGACATGTAACCGCCGTGGCGATGCTGGATAAAGATTTGGTGCCAGTCACGAATCGGTATGCCCACGTTGATTCCAGTTTGACTAGCTTTTTGCATGG ACGTTGCCTTTGCGAATTGGCCAAACAAATCGGTTTTAAGGATTCTGCTACAGATCATTTTTCACTCGAGGGTCAGTTGGCTTCCTACAGACATTTG CAACCGGAAGTGGTGCGTCGTGACATTCGCTTCGCACGCCAACTGCAGCTATCGTCTAAAGTGAAGGTACCCTTTCCGCACTCACTGTCGGTGGTGATGCGCGAAAACCCTGCCGGCTACCTTTCGCTCTTCACCCAAGGCACCGCCGACATTATAATGGATTTCTGTGATGATTTTTGGGATGGCAAAGACTTGCGCCCACTTTCGGCGCAGGATCGAAAGAAAGCGCTCGATTTCTATCAACGCAGCGCGCTCACCGCCTACTGCACCGCCTTCTCGTATCGCCCGCTGCGACATGGCATTAATGGCGCGCTCAGCGGCGCACAGCACACTGGTGGACCAATTGCATATCTAGAATTGCCACCCGAATCGAAAATACGCATGCAACATGTTGATCGCGCCCATTGCGATTTCGAGAGTGGCGGCCATATACATACGAAATTGAGTCACAGCATCAGCACTGATTCGCTATTATTCAGCGAAAGTAAAGACGATGACATCAACGATGTAGAGGGCTGCTTCGAAATGCAATGCCATCAGGTGTTCATCGGTATGGTGACTATGCAGTATCAAGCGCAGACGGACATTGTACAGCTGGTGGAGCGACTGGAGCGCGCTTGTATACGGTTCGTACATTTCAGCAAAGAAAACGAGTTGCGCTCGCGTGTATTCTCGGAGAAGATGGGTCTGGAGTCCGGCTGGAACTGTCACATATCGCTGTTGAATGAGGGAGATGATAAGGCCTCAATGAATACTGCTGCCGAGAAGGCTAACACCAGCG GCGGTACAGGCGGTACAGGCGGCACCGATAACGACGCCGACGACGAAGGCAGCGATCTGCATCATCTGCTACCGCCACCCAATCTCGAGTCTTCCAAAACACTAAGCTCATCAGCACCGGGCGCCATCTCCAATCCCGATGAGTACCAAGCGGTGCAGCTTAGCTCAACACCGCCCTCGCGTCGCAGCAGCGTCAGTTGTGGTGGTGAAGGTAACGGCAAAAACGAGTCCTTACACATGGTGGATGGCGGCAACCAAGTTATTGTAGATGCCGTTGACGATGAGCACCGCCAATCGGAGGACTCTGCCATGGATGAGAATTGTCGCTCGATGAGCATCATAACGGAGAGTACCGAGCAGAGTGCTCCCGTACACTTTGACATGTCTAATCGTGCTAAATTGCCGCGCGGCATAGAGAATATACGTCCGCATTTGGAACAGGTGGACAATGTGCCATTACAGGTGTCGCTATTCACCGACTGTTCGCCCGAGGCGACGCGTCAAATGCTCGATATTATGCAGTCATATGGTGAGATTGTCGTGTGTCTCGGCTCTTCGGCCAGCAATTCAAATGCGAATATATTCCTGCAAGCCGATTGCAGCATAGCTGTCGAGCCGCTTTATCCGCAAGTTTGTCAAGACATTAACGCCTACACGGATGGCAATCTAACAAATAACAAATTGCGTCTGCTGCGTCTCAAAAAAGATCTCAATGGCGAGGAGAAATATGGCAGTCATGAACCCTATACCACCGAAGAGCTGCTCGAAAGCGGCTTCTATGGCAATGATGAGCCACAAATGCGTCCAATGCAGTCCGCCGGCAACACTGTGTCCCCCGTCTACCTAGGTCGGCTTCTCAACTCGTTGCCCTGTTCGATATCGGTGTGTCGCGATGAACCGTTATCGCTGGTGTCCATTATCGAGTTGTCGCGTCGCTTTTCGGCTGGCCTTTGGAATTGCATACAATATTGGGCTTGCTGTGCCGGCGCGCTTTCGATGATCAATATTTTAAGCGCTTGCCTTTCGCTGCCGCCACTATTGACGCCGATTATGGTGCTTTATTTGATGAGCGTACCGGTACCGTTGATTGCGCTCGCTTTGGCGCACATCGATATCGATCCGAAGATTATGAATCGTGCCACAGGCAAGAAGCAAACCGAGTATGATACGAAGGTCTTCGGTTTTGTGATATGGTGTTATGGCTGTAAATTCATCGCTCCCATTTTGATTATG ATTTTCGCCTATTGCACATTTATGGCGCATCCCATCGAGCTCATGGACATTGACGAGGAGAAATTGCATATCAACTTGCAAATCGCGCGCATCTTCTCTTTCCTCGGCATCTTAGTGCATTTCG TGGTGATTTCCGCCTGCTTCGTGCACCGCGATCACTCGCTGTGGCAGCGCAATCCCTTCCGCAATCACATCTGGGCTTTCACCTGCGGCTGCACGCTGCTCGTGCACATCGTCATCTGTGCAGTGCAGATCTGCCTGCAGGACAATTACTTCGTGGAGGCCTGCGGTATGTGGCCGGCGATTGCGTTTCTCTATGGTGGCAGTTTTATAAGCCTGGCGATCACGGAGATTTGCAAGTGGCAAGAGATTAA aGTTAACACACGCTATCAGCGCCGCGCGAGGCTTGACTTTGGCACCAAATTGGGTATGAATTCACCGTTTTAA
- the l(2)k05819 gene encoding transmembrane protein 94 isoform X5, with protein MSVKSQRKAVATGAMGNATGEGVSHEKPNYGLTTRVALSRLHDDIEKLLREHEATYAKESYYRKLRSAFFKPSDTPLGWPAITATLFTMIALLIGEAYLASICVAAILSLDLCVVVRENHLRRTEIYRKTRQALADIRLAERDLCGEWQPCNYPHLCCPVSPCVSLQWTYRDGNIVNLPWALLVRGDHIVLRPGHITPGPCTEVNGKRTFEMHEIYGPTQVNDPPVRPLARAPLPDLICTLQTTPFLDNLRVILENSLKRPSTIYNQQRYLLVTKYIQQWGFICALCLTLFAGMLRINGLSSSPNVGTHPNEQHYWKYVFLETPAAAVIPLLPLIFPIMWISMNLWGVARLQCFLKIPQVLITKDSEKSFEEDLDAPTFDYDNISLLRSNVFRNWLQLWHGDSELLPRSSNLVQVLGSITALCCIDKKGILSWPNPTAEKVFFLHDTDNDHLDDRSTSCSTLNTESNHTSQAESKNGGIVAEVLDLTHDQHCPFRLEFDDHGWKSHITSLKPLGLAILLNTCSPLTHAHYAQFCGHVTAVAMLDKDLVPVTNRYAHVDSSLTSFLHGRCLCELAKQIGFKDSATDHFSLEGQLASYRHLQPEVVRRDIRFARQLQLSSKVKVPFPHSLSVVMRENPAGYLSLFTQGTADIIMDFCDDFWDGKDLRPLSAQDRKKALDFYQRSALTAYCTAFSYRPLRHGINGALSGAQHTGGPIAYLELPPESKIRMQHVDRAHCDFESGGHIHTKLSHSISTDSLLFSESKDDDINDVEGCFEMQCHQVFIGMVTMQYQAQTDIVQLVERLERACIRFVHFSKENELRSRVFSEKMGLESGWNCHISLLNEGDDKASMNTAAEKANTSGTSGRSGGTGGTDNDADDEGSDLHHLLPPPNLESSKTLSSSAPGAISNPDEYQAVQLSSTPPSRRSSVSCGGEGNGKNESLHMVDGGNQVIVDAVDDEHRQSEDSAMDENCRSMSIITESTEQSAPVHFDMSNRAKLPRGIENIRPHLEQVDNVPLQVSLFTDCSPEATRQMLDIMQSYGEIVVCLGSSASNSNANIFLQADCSIAVEPLYPQVCQDINAYTDGNLTNNKLRLLRLKKDLNGEEKYGSHEPYTTEELLESGFYGNDEPQMRPMQSAGNTVSPVYLGRLLNSLPCSISVCRDEPLSLVSIIELSRRFSAGLWNCIQYWACCAGALSMINILSACLSLPPLLTPIMVLYLMSVPVPLIALALAHIDIDPKIMNRATGKKQTEYDTKVFGFVIWCYGCKFIAPILIMIFAYCTFMAHPIELMDIDEEKLHINLQIARIFSFLGILVHFVVISACFVHRDHSLWQRNPFRNHIWAFTCGCTLLVHIVICAVQICLQDNYFVEACGMWPAIAFLYGGSFISLAITEICKWQEIKVNTRYQRRARLDFGTKLGMNSPF; from the exons ATGTCGGTAAAGTCACAACGTAAAGCCGTTGCTACGGGGGCAATGGGGAACGCGACCGGTGAAGGAGTTTCCCATGAAAAACCCAATTATGGTTTAACTACGCGTGTTGCACTATCACGTCTGCACGATGATATTGAAAAATTGTTGCGTGAGCATGAGGCCACCTACGCCAAGGAGAG CTACTATCGCAAACTGCGTTCGGCATTCTTCAAACCAAGCGACACACCATTGGGATGGCCTGCAATCACAGCTACGCTATTCACTATGATTGCGTTGCTTATTGGTGAGGCATATCTGGCGTCGATCTGTGTTGCGGCTATCTTATCATTGGATTTGTGCGTAGTGGTGCGCGAAAATCATTTACGTCGCACCGAAATCTACCGCAAGACACGCCAGGCACTCGCCGATATACGACTCGCTGAACGTGATCTATGTGGCGAGTGGCAACCATGCAATTATCCGCATCTGTGTTGCCCAGTTTCACCTTGTGTGTCGCTGCAGTGGACATATCGCGATGGTAATATTGTAAATTTACCGTGGGCCTTATTGGTACGCGGCGATCACATTGTACTACGACCGGGTCACATAACGCCCGGTCCGTGTACGGAAGTGAATGGAAAGCGCACATTTGAAATGCATGAAATATATGGCCCAACACAGGTGAATGATCCGCCAGTGCGTCCTTTGGCGCGTGCACCTCTACCAGATTTAATATGCACATTGCAGACGACGCCTTTTCTGGATAATTTGCGTGTCATTTTGGAAAACTCATTGAAGCGCCCATCGACGATATACAATCAGCAGCGTTATTTG CTGGTAACGAAATACATACAACAATGGGGcttcatatgtgcactttgtTTGACGCTTTTTGCCGGCATGTTGCGTATTAATGGTTTAAGCAGTTCGCCCAATGTCGGCACACATCCCAATGAGCAACATTATTGGAAATATGTTTTCCTAGAGACACCAGCTGCTGCAGTTATACCATTACTGCCACTCATTTTCCCCATCATGTGGATATCGATGAATTTGTGGGGTGTGGCAAGACTACAATGCTTTCTCAAAATACCACAAGTGCTCATCACTAAAGACTCGGAAAAATCATTCGAAGAAGACTTGGATGCGCCCACCTTTGATTATGACAACATATCACTGTTGCGTTCGAATGTATTTCGCAATTGGTTGCAACTATGGCATGGTGACAGTGAACTGCTACCACGTTCATCGAATTTAGTGCAAGTATTAGGCTCTATAACAGCACTTTGTTGCATAGACAAGAAAGGCATACTTTCATGGCCAAATCCAACAGCTGAGAAGGTATTCTTCTTACACGATACCGACAATGATCACTTGGATGATCGCAGCACAAGTTGTTCTACGTTGAACACCGAAAGTAATCATACGAGTCAGGCGGAGAGTAAAAACGGTGGTATTGTTGCTGAAGTGCTCGATCTAACACATGATCAACACTGTCCATTTCGTTTGGAGTTCGATGATCATGGGTGGAAATCGCATATCACATCACTTAAACCATTGG GCCTCGCAATATTGTTGAATACTTGTTCGCCGCTGACGCATGCACATTACGCGCAATTCTGTGGACATGTAACCGCCGTGGCGATGCTGGATAAAGATTTGGTGCCAGTCACGAATCGGTATGCCCACGTTGATTCCAGTTTGACTAGCTTTTTGCATGG ACGTTGCCTTTGCGAATTGGCCAAACAAATCGGTTTTAAGGATTCTGCTACAGATCATTTTTCACTCGAGGGTCAGTTGGCTTCCTACAGACATTTG CAACCGGAAGTGGTGCGTCGTGACATTCGCTTCGCACGCCAACTGCAGCTATCGTCTAAAGTGAAGGTACCCTTTCCGCACTCACTGTCGGTGGTGATGCGCGAAAACCCTGCCGGCTACCTTTCGCTCTTCACCCAAGGCACCGCCGACATTATAATGGATTTCTGTGATGATTTTTGGGATGGCAAAGACTTGCGCCCACTTTCGGCGCAGGATCGAAAGAAAGCGCTCGATTTCTATCAACGCAGCGCGCTCACCGCCTACTGCACCGCCTTCTCGTATCGCCCGCTGCGACATGGCATTAATGGCGCGCTCAGCGGCGCACAGCACACTGGTGGACCAATTGCATATCTAGAATTGCCACCCGAATCGAAAATACGCATGCAACATGTTGATCGCGCCCATTGCGATTTCGAGAGTGGCGGCCATATACATACGAAATTGAGTCACAGCATCAGCACTGATTCGCTATTATTCAGCGAAAGTAAAGACGATGACATCAACGATGTAGAGGGCTGCTTCGAAATGCAATGCCATCAGGTGTTCATCGGTATGGTGACTATGCAGTATCAAGCGCAGACGGACATTGTACAGCTGGTGGAGCGACTGGAGCGCGCTTGTATACGGTTCGTACATTTCAGCAAAGAAAACGAGTTGCGCTCGCGTGTATTCTCGGAGAAGATGGGTCTGGAGTCCGGCTGGAACTGTCACATATCGCTGTTGAATGAGGGAGATGATAAGGCCTCAATGAATACTGCTGCCGAGAAGGCTAACACCAGCGGTACGTCTGGGCGTTCGG GCGGTACAGGCGGCACCGATAACGACGCCGACGACGAAGGCAGCGATCTGCATCATCTGCTACCGCCACCCAATCTCGAGTCTTCCAAAACACTAAGCTCATCAGCACCGGGCGCCATCTCCAATCCCGATGAGTACCAAGCGGTGCAGCTTAGCTCAACACCGCCCTCGCGTCGCAGCAGCGTCAGTTGTGGTGGTGAAGGTAACGGCAAAAACGAGTCCTTACACATGGTGGATGGCGGCAACCAAGTTATTGTAGATGCCGTTGACGATGAGCACCGCCAATCGGAGGACTCTGCCATGGATGAGAATTGTCGCTCGATGAGCATCATAACGGAGAGTACCGAGCAGAGTGCTCCCGTACACTTTGACATGTCTAATCGTGCTAAATTGCCGCGCGGCATAGAGAATATACGTCCGCATTTGGAACAGGTGGACAATGTGCCATTACAGGTGTCGCTATTCACCGACTGTTCGCCCGAGGCGACGCGTCAAATGCTCGATATTATGCAGTCATATGGTGAGATTGTCGTGTGTCTCGGCTCTTCGGCCAGCAATTCAAATGCGAATATATTCCTGCAAGCCGATTGCAGCATAGCTGTCGAGCCGCTTTATCCGCAAGTTTGTCAAGACATTAACGCCTACACGGATGGCAATCTAACAAATAACAAATTGCGTCTGCTGCGTCTCAAAAAAGATCTCAATGGCGAGGAGAAATATGGCAGTCATGAACCCTATACCACCGAAGAGCTGCTCGAAAGCGGCTTCTATGGCAATGATGAGCCACAAATGCGTCCAATGCAGTCCGCCGGCAACACTGTGTCCCCCGTCTACCTAGGTCGGCTTCTCAACTCGTTGCCCTGTTCGATATCGGTGTGTCGCGATGAACCGTTATCGCTGGTGTCCATTATCGAGTTGTCGCGTCGCTTTTCGGCTGGCCTTTGGAATTGCATACAATATTGGGCTTGCTGTGCCGGCGCGCTTTCGATGATCAATATTTTAAGCGCTTGCCTTTCGCTGCCGCCACTATTGACGCCGATTATGGTGCTTTATTTGATGAGCGTACCGGTACCGTTGATTGCGCTCGCTTTGGCGCACATCGATATCGATCCGAAGATTATGAATCGTGCCACAGGCAAGAAGCAAACCGAGTATGATACGAAGGTCTTCGGTTTTGTGATATGGTGTTATGGCTGTAAATTCATCGCTCCCATTTTGATTATG ATTTTCGCCTATTGCACATTTATGGCGCATCCCATCGAGCTCATGGACATTGACGAGGAGAAATTGCATATCAACTTGCAAATCGCGCGCATCTTCTCTTTCCTCGGCATCTTAGTGCATTTCG TGGTGATTTCCGCCTGCTTCGTGCACCGCGATCACTCGCTGTGGCAGCGCAATCCCTTCCGCAATCACATCTGGGCTTTCACCTGCGGCTGCACGCTGCTCGTGCACATCGTCATCTGTGCAGTGCAGATCTGCCTGCAGGACAATTACTTCGTGGAGGCCTGCGGTATGTGGCCGGCGATTGCGTTTCTCTATGGTGGCAGTTTTATAAGCCTGGCGATCACGGAGATTTGCAAGTGGCAAGAGATTAA aGTTAACACACGCTATCAGCGCCGCGCGAGGCTTGACTTTGGCACCAAATTGGGTATGAATTCACCGTTTTAA